The proteins below are encoded in one region of Rhizobium sp. 9140:
- a CDS encoding L,D-transpeptidase produces the protein MTMTATRLAGAALSVAILIGGAGVASATMIERPAATIGQSDVTTVAASQRKPAREFWRTKVRLRTDEAPGTIIVDTNHKYLYYVEGNNKATRYGIGVGREGFGWSGVVKVQRKAEWPGWTPPPEMIVRERKNGHILPAYMEGGVNNPLGARALYLYKGKSDSGFRIHGTNQPWTIGQNMSSGCIRMMNQDVEHLYDRASIGAKVIVVGPGNRQGEVSYDDRGIDLLRTIFGG, from the coding sequence ATGACAATGACAGCGACAAGACTGGCAGGGGCCGCCCTGTCGGTTGCGATCTTGATCGGCGGCGCCGGCGTGGCATCGGCAACGATGATCGAGCGGCCTGCGGCGACCATCGGGCAGAGCGACGTGACGACCGTCGCCGCCTCGCAGCGCAAGCCGGCGCGTGAGTTCTGGCGGACCAAGGTGCGGCTGCGCACCGACGAGGCGCCGGGCACCATCATCGTCGATACCAACCATAAATATCTCTATTATGTCGAGGGCAACAACAAGGCGACCCGCTACGGCATCGGCGTCGGGCGCGAAGGCTTCGGCTGGTCGGGCGTGGTGAAGGTTCAGCGCAAGGCCGAATGGCCAGGCTGGACGCCGCCGCCCGAGATGATCGTGCGCGAGCGCAAGAATGGCCATATCCTGCCGGCCTACATGGAAGGCGGCGTCAACAACCCGCTCGGCGCGCGCGCCCTCTATCTCTACAAGGGCAAGAGCGACAGCGGCTTCCGCATCCACGGCACCAACCAGCCCTGGACCATCGGGCAGAACATGTCGTCCGGCTGCATCCGCATGATGAACCAGGACGTCGAGCACCTCTACGATCGCGCCTCCATCGGCGCCAAGGTCATCGTGGTCGGCCCCGGCAACAGGCAGGGCGAGGTCTCCTACGACGACCGCGGCATCGATCTGCTGCGCACCATCTTCGGCGGCTGA
- a CDS encoding L,D-transpeptidase: protein MKTLLILTTLLSVALTDVGSGYAQAAERYGNRPPVIVSPDLTAPWLMQLGAGNARVEQRGVRRQRAAGDQPRIVYRERPAAYAPRQQVIYQRPALQRPAPQRAAPLVRSAGMVAPQRPVRPIDPQFLPQMVAYETRERPGTIVIDTNSRFLYLVTGNGEARRYGVGVGKPGFEWAGAHKVTRKAEWPTWRPPSEMIAREAAKGHYLPASMEGGPANPLGARALYLGSTLYRIHGTNAPWTIGYAVSSGCIRMRNEDVTDLYERVNVGTRVIVM, encoded by the coding sequence ATGAAGACATTGTTGATCCTCACCACCCTCCTGTCCGTTGCCCTCACCGATGTCGGGTCCGGATACGCGCAGGCCGCCGAGCGCTACGGCAACCGTCCGCCGGTCATCGTCAGCCCGGATCTGACCGCGCCCTGGCTGATGCAGCTCGGCGCCGGCAATGCGCGCGTCGAGCAGAGGGGCGTACGCCGGCAGCGGGCCGCAGGCGACCAGCCGCGCATCGTCTACCGCGAGCGTCCGGCAGCCTATGCTCCGCGCCAGCAGGTGATCTACCAGCGCCCTGCTCTTCAGCGGCCCGCTCCGCAACGCGCAGCACCCCTCGTCCGCTCCGCCGGCATGGTGGCGCCGCAGCGGCCCGTGCGGCCGATCGATCCGCAGTTCCTGCCGCAGATGGTGGCCTATGAGACCCGCGAGCGGCCCGGCACGATCGTCATCGATACCAACAGCCGTTTTCTCTATCTCGTCACCGGCAATGGCGAGGCCCGTCGCTACGGCGTCGGCGTCGGCAAGCCGGGCTTCGAGTGGGCCGGCGCCCACAAGGTGACGCGCAAGGCGGAATGGCCGACCTGGCGCCCGCCATCCGAAATGATCGCCCGCGAGGCCGCCAAGGGGCATTATCTTCCCGCCAGCATGGAGGGCGGTCCCGCCAACCCGCTCGGCGCCCGCGCCCTCTATCTCGGCTCCACGCTCTACCGCATACACGGCACCAATGCGCCCTGGACCATCGGCTATGCCGTCTCGTCGGGGTGCATCCGCATGCGCAACGAGGACGTCACCGACCTTTACGAACGCGTGAACGTGGGAACGCGCGTCATCGTGATGTGA
- a CDS encoding DNA-3-methyladenine glycosylase I yields MSETEAPKGLITGADGLTRCFWPGQLPDYLRYHDEEWGRPVTDDSRLFEKICLEGFQSGLSWLTILRKRESFRAAFDGFDIDAVAAFGEDDIARCVADAGIVRHRGKIVSTINNARRAQDLRAEFGTLARYFWSFEPALHERPASVTFAAIAANPTTPVSVRISKDLKKRGWTFVGPTTVYAFMQAMGLVNDHIEGCICRQPVEALRAAFVRP; encoded by the coding sequence ATGAGCGAGACCGAGGCACCCAAAGGCCTGATCACCGGCGCGGACGGCCTGACCCGTTGCTTCTGGCCGGGCCAGCTGCCGGATTACCTGCGCTACCACGACGAGGAATGGGGCCGCCCCGTGACCGACGACAGCAGGCTATTTGAAAAGATCTGCCTGGAGGGCTTCCAGTCCGGCCTTTCCTGGCTGACGATCCTCAGAAAGCGTGAATCCTTCCGCGCTGCCTTTGACGGCTTCGACATCGATGCCGTTGCGGCGTTCGGCGAGGACGACATCGCCCGCTGCGTCGCGGACGCCGGCATCGTGCGCCATCGCGGCAAGATCGTCTCGACCATCAACAATGCAAGGCGGGCGCAGGACCTTCGTGCCGAATTCGGCACGCTCGCCCGGTATTTCTGGAGCTTCGAGCCGGCCCTGCACGAGCGGCCCGCCAGCGTCACCTTTGCGGCCATCGCCGCCAATCCGACGACGCCCGTCTCCGTGCGGATCTCCAAGGACCTGAAGAAGCGCGGCTGGACCTTCGTCGGCCCCACCACGGTCTATGCTTTCATGCAGGCCATGGGCCTCGTCAACGACCATATCGAAGGCTGCATCTGCCGACAGCCGGTCGAGGCGCTTCGCGCCGCCTTCGTGCGGCCGTAA
- a CDS encoding CopM family metallochaperone: MFRHQAICAATIALLSLSSTFATPLAMAQDAAKPVDHSQMNHDAMSGDATKPKGDQGPSSQAFVKANARMHAGMAITYTGKADVDFAKGMIAHHQGAIDMAKVELEFGTDPNLRALAQEVIKAQETEIARMKDWLAKNGG; this comes from the coding sequence ATGTTTCGACACCAGGCCATATGCGCCGCCACGATCGCTCTTCTCTCCCTCTCCAGCACCTTTGCCACCCCGCTTGCCATGGCGCAGGACGCGGCGAAACCCGTGGATCACAGCCAGATGAACCATGACGCCATGTCGGGCGACGCGACGAAGCCCAAGGGCGACCAGGGTCCATCGAGCCAGGCCTTTGTGAAGGCCAATGCCCGGATGCATGCGGGCATGGCCATTACGTACACCGGCAAGGCCGATGTGGACTTCGCCAAGGGCATGATCGCCCATCATCAGGGTGCGATCGACATGGCGAAGGTGGAGCTGGAATTCGGCACCGACCCCAACCTGCGCGCGCTGGCGCAGGAGGTGATCAAGGCGCAGGAAACCGAGATTGCCCGCATGAAGGACTGGCTCGCCAAAAACGGCGGCTAA
- the hisS gene encoding histidine--tRNA ligase gives MNDKKKKPQKLKARLPRGFVDRSAADIRAVDGMVAKIREVYELYGFDPVETPLFEYTDALGKFLPDSDRPNEGVFSLKDDDDQWMSLRYDLTAPLARHVAENFNEIQLPYRTFRAGWVFRNEKPGPGRFRQFMQFDADTVGAAGVQADAEMCMMMADTMEALGLKDQFVVRVNNRKVFDGVLDGIGLAGDDNAGRRLTVLRAIDKLDKFGLEGVKLLLGEGRKDESGDFTKGAGLGPDQIASVLAYLSDDDYYPSSDLYTQGMNELDQIETLVRAAGYGEDRIKIDPSVIRGLEYYTGPVFEAELTFAVKNEKGESVVFGSVGGGGRYDGLVSRFMGQPVPATGFSIGVSRLMTALKNLGKLGEDEVLAPVVVCVMDRDIESLGRYQRFTQTLRHAGIRAEMYQGNKKNFGDQLKYADRRGAPLAIIQGGDERAEGLVQIKDLIEGKRLSGEIEDNATWREARVAQVSVPEVELVEKVREMLDAQRQDRDRAAG, from the coding sequence ATGAACGACAAGAAGAAGAAGCCTCAGAAGCTCAAGGCCCGCCTGCCGCGCGGCTTCGTCGATCGCTCCGCCGCCGATATCCGCGCGGTGGATGGCATGGTGGCGAAAATCCGCGAGGTCTACGAGCTCTACGGCTTCGACCCCGTGGAAACGCCGCTGTTCGAATATACCGACGCGCTCGGCAAGTTCCTGCCCGACAGCGACCGCCCGAACGAGGGCGTCTTCTCGCTGAAGGACGACGACGATCAGTGGATGTCGCTGCGCTACGACCTGACCGCGCCGCTCGCCCGCCATGTCGCGGAGAATTTCAACGAGATCCAGCTGCCTTACCGCACCTTCCGCGCCGGCTGGGTCTTCCGCAACGAAAAGCCCGGCCCCGGCCGCTTCCGCCAGTTCATGCAGTTCGACGCCGACACGGTGGGCGCCGCCGGCGTGCAGGCGGATGCCGAAATGTGCATGATGATGGCGGATACGATGGAGGCGCTGGGCCTGAAGGATCAGTTCGTCGTGCGGGTGAACAACCGCAAGGTCTTCGACGGCGTCCTCGACGGTATCGGCCTTGCCGGCGACGACAATGCCGGGCGCCGCCTGACAGTGCTCCGCGCCATTGACAAGCTCGACAAGTTCGGCCTCGAGGGCGTGAAATTGCTGCTCGGCGAGGGACGCAAGGACGAGAGCGGCGACTTCACGAAGGGCGCCGGCCTCGGTCCCGATCAGATCGCCAGTGTGCTCGCCTATCTCTCTGACGATGACTACTATCCGTCAAGTGACCTCTACACGCAGGGCATGAACGAACTTGACCAGATCGAGACACTCGTCCGGGCAGCGGGCTACGGCGAAGATCGGATCAAGATCGATCCCTCCGTCATCCGAGGCCTCGAATATTACACAGGTCCGGTCTTCGAAGCCGAACTGACCTTCGCCGTGAAAAACGAAAAAGGCGAAAGCGTCGTCTTCGGTTCCGTCGGCGGTGGCGGACGTTACGATGGGCTCGTCTCCCGCTTCATGGGCCAGCCCGTGCCGGCCACAGGCTTTTCCATCGGCGTCTCCCGCCTCATGACGGCGCTGAAGAACCTCGGCAAGCTGGGGGAGGACGAGGTTCTCGCCCCGGTCGTCGTCTGCGTCATGGACCGAGATATCGAAAGCCTCGGCCGCTACCAGCGCTTCACCCAGACGCTGCGCCACGCCGGCATCCGCGCCGAAATGTATCAGGGCAACAAGAAGAACTTCGGCGACCAGCTGAAATACGCCGACCGCCGCGGCGCGCCGCTGGCCATTATCCAGGGCGGCGACGAGCGCGCCGAGGGTCTCGTCCAGATCAAGGACCTGATCGAAGGCAAGCGCCTCTCCGGCGAGATCGAGGACAACGCCACATGGCGCGAGGCCCGTGTCGCGCAGGTCTCGGTGCCGGAGGTCGAACTGGTGGAAAAAGTCCGCGAGATGCTGGATGCGCAAAGGCAGGACCGCGACCGGGCGGCAGGCTGA
- a CDS encoding ATP phosphoribosyltransferase regulatory subunit: MTRYDLPDFAPDLLAAFATRRAERVHTPVIQPADPFLDMAGEDLRRRIFLTASETGTSLCLRPEFTIPVCLRHIETATGTPKRYAYLGEVFRQRRGGAEEFYQAGIEDLGERDVASADARAIVDAMDLLRVVLPGQAETKTKAHALSLTLGDQAVFEAVVAALGLPVGWQKRLIHAFGDPAHLEALLDRLARPQPVTGLDPEIEALLSADRQDELIARLERRMEETGYSTNASRSPAEIARRLREKRELAETRLDGSALLLLREFLTLRLPLAEASAALAGFADAADLKLGPAIAAFDARLAALANAGADLSAMTYRAAFGRPLDYYTGMVFEIAASGGEVLAGGGRFDRLMTLLGAQSHIPAVGFSLWLDRIEALREAAKEKTGEPA, translated from the coding sequence ATGACCCGCTACGACCTCCCCGATTTCGCCCCGGACCTCCTCGCAGCCTTCGCCACACGGCGGGCCGAGCGGGTGCACACGCCGGTCATCCAGCCAGCCGATCCCTTTCTGGACATGGCCGGCGAGGACCTGCGCCGGCGTATCTTCCTCACCGCAAGCGAGACGGGGACGAGCCTCTGCCTGCGGCCGGAGTTCACCATTCCCGTCTGCCTGCGCCATATCGAGACCGCCACCGGCACGCCGAAGCGCTATGCCTATCTTGGCGAGGTTTTTCGCCAGCGCCGCGGCGGCGCGGAGGAGTTCTATCAGGCCGGTATCGAGGATCTGGGAGAGCGGGACGTGGCGAGCGCCGATGCCCGCGCCATCGTCGATGCGATGGACCTGCTGCGCGTCGTGCTGCCCGGCCAGGCTGAAACCAAGACCAAGGCCCACGCCCTCTCGCTGACGCTGGGTGACCAAGCCGTGTTCGAGGCCGTGGTAGCCGCCCTCGGCCTGCCGGTCGGCTGGCAGAAGCGGTTGATCCACGCCTTCGGCGACCCGGCCCACCTCGAAGCCCTGCTCGACCGCCTGGCCCGACCCCAGCCCGTGACCGGTCTCGACCCCGAGATCGAGGCCCTGCTGTCGGCAGACCGGCAGGACGAGCTGATCGCCCGTCTGGAGCGCCGCATGGAAGAGACCGGCTACTCCACCAATGCCAGCCGCTCGCCGGCCGAAATCGCCCGCCGCCTCAGGGAAAAGCGCGAACTCGCCGAAACCCGCCTTGATGGCTCGGCGCTGCTGTTGCTGCGCGAGTTCCTGACGCTACGCCTGCCGCTGGCCGAGGCCTCCGCAGCCCTCGCTGGTTTCGCCGATGCCGCCGACCTGAAGCTCGGACCCGCCATCGCCGCCTTCGATGCGCGTCTTGCAGCCCTCGCCAATGCCGGCGCCGATCTCTCCGCCATGACCTACCGCGCCGCCTTCGGCCGTCCGCTCGACTATTACACCGGCATGGTCTTTGAAATCGCCGCATCCGGCGGCGAGGTGCTGGCCGGCGGCGGCCGCTTCGACCGGCTAATGACCCTGCTCGGTGCGCAAAGCCACATCCCGGCCGTCGGCTTCTCGCTGTGGCTCGACCGCATCGAGGCGCTGCGCGAGGCCGCGAAGGAAAAGACGGGAGAGCCGGCATGA
- the hisG gene encoding ATP phosphoribosyltransferase: protein MTITIALPSKGRMKDEASTIFERAGLKISTVGNDRSYRGRVEGIDDVEIAFLSASEISREIGAGSVDFGVTGEDLVREGLSDADERVEFCARLGFGHADVVVAVPDIWLDVDTMADLGDVAADFRTRHGRRLAIATKYGRLTQQHFSGSHGIQLYRIVESLGATEGAPASGSADIIVDITSTGSTLKANHLKILSDGIILRSQACLVRARKVEHEGDVRVRQIVERVQGALRG from the coding sequence ATGACCATCACCATCGCGCTTCCCTCCAAGGGCCGCATGAAGGACGAGGCCTCGACCATCTTCGAGCGCGCCGGCCTGAAAATCTCGACCGTTGGCAACGACCGCTCCTATCGCGGCCGCGTCGAGGGCATCGACGATGTCGAGATCGCCTTCCTGTCCGCATCCGAAATCTCCCGCGAGATCGGCGCAGGCTCCGTCGATTTCGGCGTCACGGGCGAAGACCTCGTGCGCGAAGGCTTGAGCGATGCGGACGAGCGCGTGGAATTCTGCGCCCGCCTTGGCTTCGGCCATGCGGATGTCGTCGTCGCCGTGCCGGATATCTGGCTCGACGTCGATACCATGGCCGATCTCGGCGATGTCGCGGCCGATTTCCGCACCCGCCACGGCCGCCGGCTTGCCATTGCCACCAAATACGGACGCCTGACCCAGCAACACTTCTCCGGCAGCCACGGCATCCAGCTCTACCGCATCGTCGAAAGCCTTGGCGCCACCGAAGGCGCCCCGGCCTCCGGCTCTGCCGATATCATCGTCGATATCACCTCCACCGGCTCGACGCTCAAGGCCAACCACCTGAAAATCCTCTCCGACGGCATCATCCTGCGCAGCCAGGCCTGCCTCGTGCGCGCCCGCAAGGTGGAACATGAAGGTGATGTGAGGGTGCGGCAGATCGTGGAGCGGGTGCAGGGGGCGTTGCGCGGCTAG
- a CDS encoding glutathione binding-like protein: MADLSSFPITTRWPATRPDAIQLYSLPTPNGVKISIALEELGLDYEPHLISFGTNDQKSPEFVSLNPNGRIPAIIDPNGPDGKPIGLFESGAILVYLAEKTGKLLPASAAGRYETLAWVMFQMGGVGPMFGQFGHFYKFAAEKVANNAYPMERYRDESKRLLSVLEARLDGRQWLMGDDYTIADIATFPWIEGARKFYGGDQVLDYASFPNVMAWVARALERPAVKAGMDIPKRD, from the coding sequence ATGGCCGATCTCTCTTCCTTCCCCATCACCACCCGCTGGCCCGCCACCCGTCCGGATGCCATCCAGCTCTATTCCCTGCCGACGCCGAACGGGGTGAAGATCTCGATCGCGCTTGAGGAGCTTGGCCTCGACTATGAGCCGCACCTCATCTCCTTCGGCACCAACGATCAGAAATCCCCGGAATTCGTCTCGCTCAATCCGAACGGCCGCATCCCCGCGATCATCGATCCGAACGGCCCGGACGGCAAGCCCATCGGCCTGTTCGAGTCCGGTGCCATCCTCGTTTATCTCGCCGAGAAGACCGGCAAGCTCCTGCCTGCCTCCGCTGCCGGACGGTACGAGACGCTTGCCTGGGTCATGTTCCAGATGGGCGGCGTCGGGCCGATGTTCGGTCAGTTCGGCCATTTCTACAAGTTCGCCGCCGAAAAGGTCGCCAACAATGCCTATCCGATGGAGCGCTACCGCGACGAATCCAAGCGGCTGCTCTCCGTGCTGGAAGCCCGCCTGGACGGCCGCCAGTGGCTGATGGGCGACGACTACACCATCGCCGATATCGCGACCTTCCCGTGGATCGAAGGCGCGCGAAAATTCTATGGCGGCGATCAGGTGCTCGACTATGCGAGCTTCCCGAACGTCATGGCCTGGGTTGCCCGCGCGCTGGAGCGTCCGGCCGTCAAGGCGGGCATGGACATCCCCAAGCGGGATTGA
- a CDS encoding NAD(P)/FAD-dependent oxidoreductase produces the protein MRREDGVAEEREIVQDNRLVVVGGGQAAFALIARLRALKDTRPITLISVEQSLPYQRPPLSKKYLLREMTLDRLLYRPESWYAEHAIDVRLDCGVTAIDRAAKSVTLADDTTLAYDTLALATGATPRRLPDSLGGTLDGVFTLRDYRDADRLAEEMRPGRHALIIGGGYIGLEAAAIARTLGLKVTLIEMADRIVQRVAASATSDILRDLHLSRGVDLREGTGVTHLLERDGRVTGAELSDGTTIGVDLVIVGIGVSANDSIAHDAGIETANGIIVDINGRSSDPTIFAMGDCAVLPFADMLIRLESVQNAVDQAETVAVNIAGIPTPYHPKPWFWSDQYDVKLQIAGFGLGHDETVTRAGQREGSASVWYYRQGALIAVDAINDAKAYVVGKKLIETGLTPDKAAIENPATDLKALLAS, from the coding sequence ATGCGAAGGGAAGACGGCGTGGCGGAAGAGCGCGAAATTGTCCAGGACAACCGGCTGGTCGTGGTTGGCGGCGGGCAGGCCGCCTTCGCACTGATCGCCAGGCTTCGCGCGCTGAAGGATACGCGTCCGATCACCTTGATCTCGGTCGAACAAAGTTTGCCGTACCAGCGCCCGCCACTGTCGAAGAAATATCTCCTGCGCGAAATGACGCTCGATCGGCTGCTGTACCGGCCGGAAAGCTGGTACGCGGAGCACGCCATCGACGTCCGGCTCGACTGCGGTGTGACCGCGATCGATCGTGCCGCAAAGTCCGTGACGCTCGCTGACGACACCACGCTCGCCTATGACACGCTGGCGCTGGCGACCGGCGCCACGCCCCGCCGCCTGCCGGACAGCCTTGGCGGCACGCTCGACGGTGTCTTCACCCTGCGCGACTACCGTGATGCGGACCGCCTTGCGGAGGAGATGCGCCCGGGCCGACATGCCCTCATCATCGGCGGCGGCTATATCGGGCTTGAAGCCGCAGCCATCGCCCGAACGCTGGGGCTCAAGGTGACCCTCATCGAAATGGCCGACCGCATCGTTCAGCGCGTTGCTGCATCGGCAACCTCAGACATTCTGCGAGACCTCCACCTCTCACGCGGTGTGGACCTGCGCGAAGGCACTGGCGTCACGCATCTGCTGGAGCGCGATGGCCGGGTCACAGGAGCGGAACTGTCGGATGGCACGACGATCGGCGTCGACCTGGTGATCGTCGGCATCGGCGTCTCAGCCAACGACAGCATCGCCCACGATGCCGGCATCGAGACGGCGAACGGGATTATCGTGGATATCAACGGCCGCTCCAGCGATCCCACCATTTTCGCCATGGGCGATTGCGCGGTGCTGCCCTTCGCCGACATGCTGATCCGCCTTGAGTCTGTGCAGAATGCCGTCGATCAGGCTGAGACCGTGGCTGTCAACATCGCGGGTATTCCGACACCCTATCACCCGAAACCGTGGTTCTGGTCCGATCAGTACGACGTCAAACTGCAAATCGCCGGCTTTGGTCTCGGACATGACGAGACGGTGACCCGGGCAGGCCAGAGGGAGGGCAGCGCCTCCGTCTGGTATTACCGCCAGGGCGCGCTGATCGCGGTGGATGCGATCAACGACGCCAAGGCCTATGTGGTCGGGAAAAAGCTGATCGAGACAGGGCTGACGCCGGACAAAGCCGCCATCGAAAACCCCGCCACCGACCTCAAGGCGCTTCTGGCCTCCTGA
- a CDS encoding DUF3072 domain-containing protein, producing the protein MSDKAIANDTSSNTEKNPDNWVSGDEPMTGAQRSYLQTLSEQAHQPEQFAEDITKAEASKRIDALRSKLDLGE; encoded by the coding sequence ATGTCCGACAAAGCCATCGCCAACGACACGTCTTCCAACACCGAAAAGAACCCCGATAACTGGGTCAGCGGCGACGAGCCCATGACGGGGGCGCAGCGGTCTTATCTGCAGACCTTGTCGGAGCAGGCGCATCAGCCGGAACAGTTTGCCGAGGATATCACCAAGGCGGAGGCGTCGAAGCGGATCGATGCGTTGCGCAGCAAGCTCGATCTCGGCGAGTAG
- a CDS encoding antitoxin MazE family protein: MRTPLTQRVQKHRDAMRASGLRPVQIWLPDTRSPDFLKECRRQARIAAAADALDTSTDAFIDAALADLGDEADA, encoded by the coding sequence ATGCGCACGCCTTTGACACAACGGGTTCAGAAGCACCGCGATGCCATGCGCGCATCAGGTCTGCGGCCGGTGCAGATATGGTTGCCGGACACACGTAGCCCTGATTTCCTTAAAGAGTGCCGGCGTCAGGCACGGATCGCCGCAGCCGCAGATGCTTTGGATACCAGTACGGATGCCTTCATCGATGCTGCTCTGGCTGATCTCGGAGACGAGGCGGATGCGTGA